A single genomic interval of Dyella sp. GSA-30 harbors:
- a CDS encoding NahK/ErcS family hybrid sensor histidine kinase/response regulator — MIRDRRRLRLVQLSLLLIAVVASVGLAGWWAYHRALDELSLQADEQLQLRAQALQRLVDRYRVLPDVLALDPELRQALSGPSADIDSEALDRKLEQANGATHTSTLTLIDRHGVAVAANNWREPSSNVGLDYAFRPYFQLAMAQDQGTFYAVGVSTNVAGYFIARALHDEHGARIGVIVVKITLDALESEWARSDDALLLSDAHGVVFLTNRPRLAYRALHPLDQATIARLASTRQYGNQDLSPVRFRVAQTLADGSEEVTLDDPPITHPLLWRSLPLPAQNWTLHSLSSMQPVLTARRNAMLVTLGGWLPLILLGLFLQQRLRLARLRQQSRDELERMVTHYTTALRSAEDSLVDAAHQAAQGQHSSLEHLPQGVSVVDADLRLLAWNKRYAQIFGFPPELLQAGRPIEDLFRYNARRGLLGPGNIEDAIQRRLDYLRSGGPHMYEREYPDGSVLEIRGNPLPDGGFVTSYADITAYKSAARDLRTLTATLEKRIEESTQDLRAAKAEAERANRYKTRFVAAAVHDLLQPLNAARLFAGALHQRLQDAAERDLLDRVEQALHAQDGLLTSMLDISRLEAGALKPTIATFALSPLLQSLARQFGIVAQARSLSLRLVDTKAWVHTDALLLRRVLQNFLSNAVHYTPQGRILLGCRRQGDAIRIEVWDTGIGIAENKRQTIFEEFRRLDSGMDGDERSAGLGLSIVERIANLLEHPVQLHSWPGHGSVFSVTVPLATQAAEPVVTLQESDDSPLVGRYVWCIDDDPQAREATATLLHSWGCVVSLAGDAIEARALAERGDAPDLVLLDYQLGDQIGPALLPELRQLWQCEPPIIVVTAQRDDDTRARIAEAGLHFMAKPVAPSRLRALMSRLLLAASLNS, encoded by the coding sequence ATGATCCGCGATCGCCGCCGCCTGCGTCTGGTTCAGCTGAGCCTGCTGCTGATCGCGGTCGTCGCCAGCGTGGGGCTTGCCGGCTGGTGGGCCTACCATCGGGCGCTGGACGAGCTGTCTCTGCAAGCGGACGAACAACTGCAGCTACGCGCACAGGCTCTGCAACGGCTGGTGGACCGCTACCGTGTGCTGCCGGACGTATTGGCCTTGGACCCGGAGCTGCGCCAGGCGCTTTCCGGCCCTTCCGCCGATATCGATTCCGAGGCGCTGGACCGCAAGCTGGAGCAGGCCAACGGCGCAACGCATACCTCGACCCTGACCCTGATCGACCGCCATGGCGTGGCGGTCGCCGCCAACAACTGGCGCGAGCCCTCCAGTAACGTGGGGCTCGATTACGCTTTTCGGCCTTATTTCCAGCTCGCCATGGCGCAGGACCAGGGCACGTTCTACGCCGTCGGCGTGTCGACCAATGTCGCCGGTTATTTCATTGCTCGCGCCCTGCACGACGAACATGGCGCAAGAATCGGCGTGATCGTCGTGAAAATCACGCTCGACGCGCTGGAAAGCGAGTGGGCGCGCAGCGACGATGCCTTGCTTCTGAGCGACGCCCATGGCGTGGTGTTCCTCACGAATCGACCCAGGCTGGCCTATCGCGCGCTGCATCCGCTCGATCAGGCGACGATCGCGCGACTCGCATCGACACGGCAATACGGTAATCAGGATCTCTCTCCCGTACGTTTCCGCGTTGCGCAAACGCTGGCCGACGGCAGCGAGGAAGTAACGCTCGACGATCCTCCCATAACGCATCCCCTGCTCTGGCGCTCCTTGCCGTTGCCCGCGCAAAACTGGACCTTGCATTCGTTGAGCAGCATGCAGCCGGTGCTGACGGCGCGCCGCAACGCCATGCTGGTGACCCTGGGCGGTTGGCTGCCGTTGATCCTGCTTGGGCTGTTTCTGCAGCAGCGTCTGCGGCTTGCCCGCCTTCGCCAGCAGAGCCGCGACGAGCTGGAGCGCATGGTCACGCACTACACCACCGCGTTGCGCTCGGCCGAAGACAGCCTGGTCGATGCCGCGCACCAGGCCGCTCAGGGCCAGCACAGCAGCCTGGAACATCTGCCGCAAGGCGTGAGCGTCGTCGACGCCGATCTGCGCCTGCTGGCCTGGAACAAACGCTACGCACAGATCTTCGGCTTTCCGCCGGAACTCCTGCAGGCCGGTCGACCGATCGAGGACCTGTTCCGCTACAACGCACGGCGCGGCTTGCTGGGGCCGGGCAATATCGAAGATGCGATTCAACGACGCCTCGATTACCTGCGCAGCGGCGGTCCGCATATGTACGAGCGTGAATATCCCGATGGCAGCGTGCTGGAAATTCGCGGCAATCCCCTGCCCGATGGCGGCTTTGTTACCAGCTATGCGGATATCACCGCCTATAAGAGTGCCGCGCGCGACCTGCGTACGCTCACGGCAACACTGGAAAAACGCATCGAAGAAAGCACGCAGGATCTGCGCGCCGCCAAGGCCGAGGCCGAACGCGCCAATCGCTACAAGACCCGTTTCGTCGCCGCGGCGGTACATGACCTGCTGCAACCCTTGAATGCGGCCCGGCTCTTTGCCGGCGCCTTGCATCAACGTCTGCAAGACGCAGCCGAACGTGACCTGCTCGATCGCGTCGAGCAGGCGTTGCATGCGCAGGACGGCTTGCTCACCAGCATGCTGGATATATCGCGCCTGGAAGCGGGTGCTCTCAAGCCGACGATCGCCACGTTTGCCTTATCACCGCTGCTGCAGAGCCTGGCACGTCAATTCGGTATCGTGGCGCAGGCGCGCTCGTTGTCGCTGCGTCTGGTCGATACCAAGGCATGGGTCCACACGGACGCCCTGCTACTGCGCCGCGTCCTGCAGAATTTTCTGTCCAATGCGGTGCACTACACACCGCAAGGGCGCATCTTGCTGGGTTGCCGGCGGCAAGGCGATGCCATACGTATCGAAGTCTGGGATACCGGCATCGGTATTGCCGAAAACAAGCGCCAGACTATTTTTGAAGAGTTTCGTCGTCTCGATAGCGGGATGGATGGCGATGAACGCAGCGCGGGGCTGGGCTTGTCGATTGTCGAACGTATCGCCAACCTGCTGGAGCACCCCGTGCAGCTGCACTCCTGGCCGGGGCATGGCAGTGTGTTTTCGGTGACGGTACCACTGGCAACACAGGCGGCCGAGCCAGTAGTCACTCTTCAGGAAAGCGATGATTCGCCCCTCGTCGGCAGGTATGTCTGGTGTATCGACGATGATCCGCAAGCGCGCGAAGCTACCGCGACGCTGTTGCACAGTTGGGGCTGTGTTGTTTCGCTGGCGGGCGATGCAATCGAAGCGCGCGCATTGGCCGAGCGTGGCGATGCGCCCGACCTGGTGCTTCTCGATTATCAGCTGGGCGATCAGATCGGTCCGGCATTGCTGCCGGAGCTGCGCCAGCTATGGCAGTGCGAACCGCCCATCATCGTGGTGACCGCGCAGCGCGATGACGACACCCGTGCACGCATCGCCGAGGCTGGCCTGCATTTCATGGCCAAGCCCGTGGCGCCATCGCGCTTGCGTGCGTTGATGAGTCGATTGTTGTTGGCGGCATCGCTGAATTCCTGA
- a CDS encoding malate dehydrogenase, with translation MKAPVRVAVTGAAGQIGYALLFRIAAGDMLGKDQPVILHLLEITPALPALQGVVMELNDCAFPTLAGIVATDDVNVAFKDVDYALLVGARPRGPGMERKDLLEANGAIFGPQGKALNDHAKRDVRVLVVGNPANTNALIAQQNAPDLDPKCFTAMVRLDHNRALSQLAEKTGAHTTDLKKVTIWGNHSSTQYPDLHQTTVKGKAALELVEQAWYESDFIPTVQQRGAAIIKARGQSSAASAASAAIDHMHDWAHGTQDGDWVSMGIPSDGSYGIEPGVIYGYPVTIKNGKYEIVQGLSVNDFSRARMDATNKELREERAAVEHLFAKK, from the coding sequence ATGAAAGCCCCCGTCCGAGTTGCCGTCACCGGTGCCGCTGGCCAGATCGGTTACGCCCTGTTGTTCCGCATCGCCGCCGGCGACATGCTCGGTAAAGACCAGCCGGTGATCCTGCACCTGCTGGAAATCACCCCGGCGCTGCCTGCCCTGCAGGGCGTGGTGATGGAACTCAACGACTGCGCGTTCCCGACGCTGGCCGGCATCGTCGCCACCGACGACGTCAACGTCGCTTTCAAGGACGTCGATTACGCTCTGCTGGTCGGCGCGCGTCCGCGCGGTCCGGGCATGGAGCGCAAGGATCTGCTCGAAGCCAACGGCGCCATCTTCGGCCCGCAGGGCAAGGCACTGAACGATCATGCCAAGCGCGATGTGCGCGTGCTGGTCGTGGGCAACCCGGCCAACACCAATGCGCTGATCGCCCAGCAGAACGCTCCGGACCTGGATCCGAAGTGCTTCACGGCGATGGTCCGTCTCGACCACAACCGCGCGCTGTCGCAGCTGGCCGAGAAGACCGGTGCGCACACCACCGACCTCAAGAAGGTCACCATCTGGGGCAACCACAGCTCCACCCAGTACCCGGACCTGCACCAGACCACGGTCAAGGGCAAGGCTGCGCTCGAGCTGGTCGAGCAGGCCTGGTACGAAAGCGACTTCATCCCGACCGTGCAGCAGCGCGGTGCAGCGATCATCAAGGCACGTGGCCAGTCGTCGGCCGCCTCGGCTGCGTCGGCGGCGATCGACCATATGCACGACTGGGCACATGGCACGCAGGATGGTGACTGGGTCTCGATGGGTATCCCGTCGGATGGTTCGTACGGCATCGAGCCGGGCGTGATCTACGGCTACCCGGTCACGATCAAGAACGGCAAGTACGAGATCGTGCAGGGCCTGTCGGTGAACGACTTCTCGCGCGCCCGCATGGACGCCACCAACAAGGAACTGCGCGAAGAGCGCGCCGCTGTCGAGCATCTGTTTGCCAAGAAATAA
- a CDS encoding alpha/beta hydrolase gives MKFLRAVAVVFATGLACSTAAFAQQVAAGVSMQSLDLWPGQPPGDSRAHGPERIGQTGTGVGAVSNVSRPRIEIYRPQHPNGTAILLIGGGGYFRIGIGHEVMPTAQWLAAIGVTPVVLYYRLPADGWKPVAPFQDAQRAMRVLRAHAGEYGVDPKHIGVVGFSAGGNLAGITATRFADTFYTPVDAADQQSSRPDFAGLIYPVISLKSPYDTTRSFRELSVQPDAVQAYSVELHVTHDTPPTFLAQAQDDPIANIGNSLVMFDALRAQNVPSELHVFENGGHGWGLGTPGTLVAAWPRLFADWIRSHGWLPSNGEPAVVAPSKPKAARRALPEGDD, from the coding sequence ATGAAGTTCCTACGCGCAGTAGCGGTCGTGTTTGCGACCGGACTGGCTTGCAGCACGGCGGCATTCGCACAGCAGGTTGCGGCCGGTGTGTCGATGCAGTCGCTGGATCTATGGCCAGGGCAGCCGCCTGGCGACAGCCGTGCACACGGTCCCGAGCGTATCGGCCAGACCGGCACGGGCGTTGGTGCGGTGTCCAATGTGTCGCGACCGCGCATCGAGATTTATCGTCCGCAGCATCCGAACGGAACGGCGATACTGCTTATCGGCGGCGGTGGTTATTTCCGCATCGGCATCGGTCACGAGGTGATGCCGACCGCACAGTGGCTGGCCGCGATCGGCGTGACGCCGGTGGTGCTCTACTACCGGTTGCCGGCCGATGGCTGGAAGCCGGTGGCACCGTTTCAGGACGCGCAGCGCGCGATGCGTGTCCTTCGTGCACATGCAGGCGAATACGGGGTGGATCCGAAACACATCGGCGTTGTCGGTTTCTCCGCCGGCGGCAATCTCGCGGGTATCACCGCGACGCGGTTTGCCGATACGTTTTATACCCCGGTCGATGCCGCCGACCAGCAATCGTCGCGGCCGGATTTCGCAGGTCTGATCTATCCGGTGATTTCGCTCAAGAGCCCTTACGACACGACACGCTCGTTCCGTGAGCTCTCCGTGCAGCCTGACGCCGTGCAGGCTTACTCGGTCGAACTGCATGTGACGCATGACACGCCGCCGACCTTCCTGGCGCAGGCCCAGGACGACCCAATCGCCAACATCGGCAACAGTCTGGTGATGTTCGATGCCTTGCGCGCGCAGAACGTGCCGTCGGAACTGCATGTATTCGAGAACGGCGGACATGGCTGGGGCCTGGGCACGCCCGGCACGCTGGTGGCGGCATGGCCACGGCTGTTTGCCGACTGGATCCGTTCGCACGGTTGGTTGCCATCCAACGGCGAGCCGGCGGTGGTCGCACCCAGCAAGCCGAAAGCGGCCAGGCGGGCCTTGCCCGAAGGCGACGACTGA
- a CDS encoding dicarboxylate/amino acid:cation symporter, whose protein sequence is MQIPTSAPSLTERRPFYRHLYVQVLAAIALGALLGHFMPDLGKNLKPLGDAFIRLVSMVIAPVIFLTVVNGIAGMTHVGAVGRVVLKAMVYFLFFSTLALILGLVVAHLVHPGAGLKVDPASLNTAEVKNYASHVGDMSVTGFLMEIIPHTVMGAFVSGNVLQVLFFAVLFGIALATCGERARPVTAFFEALTAPVFKLVHIVMKAAPIGAFGAIAFTIGRYGIGSLVDLAWLVLTFYGTSLFFVLVVLGAVARMAGFSIFALIRYLKDELLLVLGTSSSEAAMPSLMEKLERAGCSKSVVGLVVPTGYSFNLDGTNIYMTLAVMFIAQATHIELSLSEQLTVLAVAMLSSKGAAGVTGAGFITLAATLAMVPSVPVAGMALILGVDRFMSECRSLTNFIGNAVATVVVARWEGAFDNTRWQQTLSGDVRADIDDRDTAVLVHTGDRS, encoded by the coding sequence ATGCAGATTCCGACCAGCGCGCCCAGTCTCACCGAGCGCCGTCCGTTCTATCGCCACCTTTACGTGCAGGTGTTGGCAGCGATCGCGCTCGGTGCCTTGCTCGGTCATTTCATGCCTGACCTGGGCAAGAACCTCAAGCCGCTGGGCGATGCGTTCATCCGTCTGGTCAGCATGGTGATTGCCCCGGTGATCTTTCTCACCGTGGTCAACGGCATCGCGGGAATGACTCACGTCGGCGCGGTCGGTCGCGTGGTGCTGAAGGCGATGGTGTATTTCCTGTTCTTCTCCACGCTGGCGCTGATTCTCGGCTTGGTGGTGGCGCATCTGGTACATCCGGGTGCGGGTCTGAAGGTCGATCCGGCCAGCCTCAATACGGCCGAAGTGAAGAACTACGCCAGCCATGTCGGCGACATGTCGGTGACGGGTTTCCTGATGGAGATCATTCCGCACACGGTGATGGGTGCTTTCGTTTCAGGCAATGTCTTGCAGGTGCTGTTCTTCGCCGTGTTGTTCGGCATCGCGCTGGCCACCTGCGGTGAGCGTGCGCGTCCGGTGACGGCGTTCTTCGAAGCGCTGACAGCGCCGGTATTCAAGCTGGTGCATATCGTGATGAAGGCCGCGCCGATCGGTGCGTTCGGCGCGATCGCCTTCACCATCGGCCGTTACGGTATCGGTTCCCTGGTCGACCTGGCGTGGCTGGTGCTTACCTTCTATGGCACGTCGCTGTTCTTCGTGCTGGTGGTGCTGGGTGCGGTGGCGCGAATGGCCGGGTTTTCGATTTTCGCGCTGATCCGTTACCTGAAAGACGAACTGCTGCTGGTGCTCGGCACATCGTCTTCCGAGGCAGCGATGCCTTCGCTGATGGAGAAACTGGAACGCGCCGGTTGCAGCAAGTCGGTGGTAGGCCTGGTGGTGCCGACGGGTTATTCGTTCAACCTCGACGGCACCAATATCTACATGACGCTAGCGGTGATGTTTATCGCGCAGGCCACCCATATCGAGCTTTCGCTCAGCGAACAGCTCACGGTGCTCGCCGTGGCGATGCTCAGCTCCAAGGGCGCGGCAGGTGTCACCGGCGCGGGCTTTATTACCCTGGCCGCGACGCTGGCGATGGTGCCATCGGTACCGGTGGCCGGCATGGCGTTGATTCTGGGTGTCGACCGCTTTATGAGCGAGTGTCGTTCGCTCACCAATTTTATCGGCAACGCGGTGGCAACCGTGGTGGTCGCGCGCTGGGAAGGCGCGTTCGACAACACGCGCTGGCAGCAAACTTTGAGTGGCGATGTCAGGGCCGACATCGATGACCGCGACACGGCTGTCCTCGTCCATACCGGAGATCGTTCATGA
- a CDS encoding response regulator transcription factor codes for MTESITLVVADDHPMFRAAVSQALRTVVEGARVVEAASQSSLESVLAAETTVDLVLLDLTMPGAMGFSSLIWLRGEYPDLPVIVISSNDHPRTVRRAQQFGAAGFVSKAAPADVLGQAVGEVLAGGSWFDAARAERSEQDAALAARLAQLTPQQFRVLMLIADGLLNKQIAASMGLAENTVKIHVTAVLSKLECRSRTQAAVLVKSLDVDDAGE; via the coding sequence ATGACCGAATCGATCACCCTCGTCGTTGCCGACGATCACCCGATGTTCCGCGCCGCGGTGTCGCAGGCGCTGCGCACCGTGGTCGAGGGCGCGCGCGTGGTCGAGGCGGCCAGTCAGAGTTCGCTGGAATCCGTATTGGCGGCGGAGACCACGGTCGATCTGGTGCTGCTCGATCTGACCATGCCGGGCGCGATGGGCTTTTCTTCGCTGATCTGGTTGCGTGGCGAATATCCCGACTTGCCGGTGATCGTGATTTCATCCAACGACCATCCGCGTACGGTGCGGCGTGCACAGCAATTTGGTGCAGCCGGCTTTGTCTCCAAGGCGGCGCCTGCCGATGTATTGGGACAGGCGGTTGGTGAGGTACTGGCTGGCGGCAGCTGGTTCGACGCGGCGCGGGCCGAGCGCAGCGAGCAGGATGCGGCGTTAGCCGCGCGGTTGGCGCAGCTGACGCCGCAACAGTTTCGCGTGCTGATGTTGATTGCCGATGGTTTGCTCAACAAGCAGATCGCGGCGTCCATGGGGTTGGCGGAGAACACGGTGAAGATTCATGTCACCGCCGTGTTGTCGAAGCTCGAGTGTCGGTCGCGTACGCAGGCGGCTGTGCTGGTGAAGTCGCTTGATGTGGATGATGCGGGCGAGTGA